The segment TCGCGCTCGCGTAGCCGCTGAGGATCGAGGCGACGATCATCGGCACCGCATACTGCCAGACGACGAGGTGCGCGACGATGAACGTGACGACTGCTGCGCTGTTGATGACGGCGCCGAGGACCGCCTTGAGCCCGTTCATCGAGTGGATATCGCCGACATCCATGAGTGAGAAAGTCGCGAGCATCATGATGCCGATGCCGCCGCCGAAATAGCCGCCGTACACGGCGACCGCGAACTGGATGAGCCCGACCAGCGTCAGCGCACCGGCGGCGCGATCCGAGCGGGAGCGGATGACTACTCCGATGCGATCGCTGACCGCGAAGAGCAGCGTCGCAGACCCGAGCAGGTAAGGGATGAGGCGTCTGAACTGCTGCTCGGGCGTCGCGAGAAGCAGGAGCGCGCCCACGAGCCCGCCGGCTATGCTCACGCACGCGAGCACGATAACGGTGCGACGGTCGGCTGCGAAGTCGCGACGATAACCCCATGCCGACGCGAGAGCGCCGGGCCAAAGGGCGATGGTGCTCGTCGCGTTCGCCTCGATAGGAGCGACGCCCGCGGCGAGAAGCATAGGAAAGGTTATGAAGCTTCCGCCGCCCGCGACCGCGTTGAGCGCTTGGCCCACGACGGCGGCCAAGAAGAGCAGGACGACGTCGGCATGCGGCACGGGCGTCGCGTTTCAGCGCGACGCCCGTTTGATACTGCTAGTCCGGCTCGCGCGTCAAAACGCGCCCGTACCGACCGGTGATCCTAGGCCGGTCGGACCGTCGTAGCCCGCTTGCGCCGTGCACAAGAACGTGCCGCCGCACGAACCGTTGTTACCGGTCGTCACGTCCGTGAGGGAAGCTGTATTCGCATACGCATTCGACGCGAACGTCAACGTCGCTGCGTTGCCCGCGATGGCGTAAACGCCCGCGATTATCGGCGCGGAGGCGCTCGTACCGCCGGCGATGCACCAACCGGACGGCTTGCACGTATTGCTGAACGTGTCGTAGATCGCGACCGGAGTGTTGGGATCCGCCACAGCCGAAACGTCGTTACCCATGCGCTTCGAGCAGACGGTCGTGTACGCGGACCCGAGGTTCGTTTGCCACGACGGCTGCGCTATGAACTGGCTGCATCCGCTCCCGGCGCCGGACCAGGCCGATTCTTGCCAGCCGCTCGGATGCGTCAGGTGCGTGCCGCCGACGGCCGTCACGTGCGCGGACGCGGCCGGAAAGCTCACCCCGGCGGCGTATCCGTTGTCGCCCGATGACGCCGTTATCATGATACCGGGATGGGTGAAATGCGAATCGTCGGTCGTCTCTTGCGAGTACTCCGATGTCCCCCAGCTGTTCGAGATCACCGTCGCCGCACAGGTCGTCGCCGCGACGTCCTCGGCGGCGTAGAAGTTCGTCGAGTTCGGACTGGTCGTCTCCATGACGGTGATCTTGCAGTTCGGGCAGATCGCCGAAGCCATGTCGAGGTCCAAAGACTCTTCGGCCTCCCAGCCTCCGGTCGGGTCCGTGCCCGGCAGCGGCGCGGTCTTGCCGTTCTGGTTCACCTTGAGGAAGCAACCGTTCGCGGTCGTGCAGGTGGACAGTCCGAAGGTCGCCCGGTACGTGCCAAGGTCGCCTTCGGCGTTCGGATCATCGTAGGCGTCAACTATAACCAGCGTCTGACCGATGCCACCGGTGGTCGACGCGGCCGTCAAGCCGTAAGCGCTTTGCAGGTCTGACGGACCGTAGCCGCTCGGCAAGATGTCATGCTTGACGTCGGTCCGCAGCCACGCGAAGCAACGCATCATCCCGGGTCCGGCAGTCGGGCACAAACGGATCGCCGTGCCGGGGCCGACGCTTTTCGGTGTCACGGCGTGGCTGAAATCTTCGGCCACTTCCGTACCGAACGGCCGCACGCCGTTCTGGACCTTCGCCTGACACGTGACGGCCGTCGGGCTGGGATGCGGCTGCACGATCGCGGGCGCAGCACTGCCCCCTCCGCCTCCGCACGCGGTCGCCCCGAGCGCCGTGAGAGCGCAGATGATAAGACCGATCCCCGATTTCGAAATACGCATGCTACTCCCGCTCATGTAGATACTACGTACTACACATATCGGCAGTTGCGGGTGTGCGGCAGCCGATGCTCGGCCGGCTTGCTACGTCGGGAGTGTGTCGCCCGTCACCCTGGCGGCCAACCGAAGTGGCGACCCGACAGCACGTGCAAGTGGAGGTGGTAGACGGTTTGACCTGCCTCCGCCCCGTTGTTCACGACGACTCTGAAGTCTCGATCCTTGACGACCTTTGCGGCGACGGACATCAGCCGTCCGAGAAGCTTCTCTTCTTCCGCTGCCGCCCGAAGCCGCGGATGGTGCTCGCGGGGCACGACGAGGATGTGCGTCGGCGCCATCGGCTTCACGTCGGCGAACGCGACGCACACGTCATCTTCGTAGAGGAACTTGGTCCCGAACTTGCCCGCGATGATGTCGCAGAAGATGCACGGCTCGGCCACGTCAGCGTCCACCACCGACCGAGACCGCGTTGAAGTCCTGAAAGTCGTCCGGTCGCGGCGTGAAGCCTTCGATCGACTTCTTGAAGACCGTCGGCGGCGCCGTGTGCACGATCGCGACGAGCGGCGCCTGGTCGCGCAATATCCCGAGCGCCTTCTTATATATCTCGGCTCGGCGAGCCTGATCGATCGTCGTCTGCGCTCTCAGCATGAGATCGTGGAACTGCGCATTCTTCCAAAAGCAGACGTTTTGGGCGCCCGGCGGCACCGCCGTGTTCTCGTCGAGCAGCGTGTCGAGGAAGTTGTCGGGATCGCCGTTGTCGCCGGTCCAACCGTAGAGCGCGAGGTTGTGCTCGCCGTCTTGGACTTTGTACAGATAGTTGCTCCACTCGAATCCCTCGAGTTTCGCATCGATGCCGATCGCCTTGAGATCCGCTTGGATGGCCTCGGCGACTCGTTCGGGCTCGGGCAGATACGGCCGAGGCGTTGTCATGAACCAAAGCGTCGTCGAAAAACCGTTCGGGTACCCGGCCTGCGCGAGCAGGCGGCGCGCGCCGGCGGGATCGTACGGATACGACGTCTTGACGCCGCTCGGCCATACGACCGGCGGTAGGAACTCCGTCGCAGCGAACGCGCCCGGATCGTAGAAATGCTGGACGATCGCGGTGGCGTCGATCGACTCGCTGATCGCCCGTCTCACGAGCACGTCGTCGAACGGCTGCTTGAGCTCGTTCATCGCGAGGAACATCGTGTTGTTCGCCGGCTCGCGATAGACGCGCAAATCCGGATCCTTTTCGATCTGCGGCAGGCTTTCGGGCGTCGGATATTCCCAGCCGTCGATCTCGCCCTTTTGCAGCGAGAGCAAGCTCGAATCCGCCGTCGGGATGTCTTTGAGCACGACGGTCGCGACCTTCGGCTTGCCGCCCCAGTAATCGCCGTATGCGCGCAGGGTTATGTGATCGTCGTGCACCCACTCGGCGACTTCGAACGGCCCCGTCCCGACCGGATGCTGCGAGTAGTCCTCGCCCTCGTTCTGGATCGCTCGCGGCGACGAGATAGAGAACGACGGCATCGCGAGGTTGGCGAGCAGCGGCGCGGACGGCTTCGTCAGATCGATCTCGACGACGCTCGGTGAGACCGCTTTGACGTCGCGGATGATGCCGGGGAAACCGCCGAACTGGCTCTCGTAGTACGTGAAGTCGCCGCCTTTGTGGTAGGGGTCGCTCTTGAGACGCCAGCGATCGAAGTTGAACTTGACCGCGGCCGCGTCTAACGGCGAGCCATCTTGGAATTTGACGCCCTGTCGTAAATGGAAGGTCCACACGGTGCCGCTGCCGTCATGCGTCCACGATACCGCGAGCGCCGGCTCGACCGCGAACGATCCGGGCTTGTAGCGGGTGAGACCTTCGAGCACGTTGTGCACGACGCTGAGCGACATCCCGTCGGGAGCGAAAGCTGGATCGAGGTTGACGGCGTCCTTATTCCTTCCATATACGAGGGTGTCGGAGCCGGCGCCGTTGCCGCCGCCCGAACAAGACGAGCTCAGCAATGCGCAAAGCACGGCGATGACGAGCGCGCGCGACCGCATCCGAGAACCTGACCTTTCGGCGGTCGTCATCGGCCGATCACCGGACCGATGCTGAACGACCACTTGAAATCGAGCGGGTTGCCGGCGGTATCGGTGCCCGTCACCTCGACGGCGATGGTTCCCCCGTTCAGCGCCGATGCCGGCAGGTACGAGATGAAAGCGGCCGTCCGCGTCGCCTGCGCGCTCACATCCTTGCCGTCGACGAGTATCTTCAGCGACTGCGCGTCCATGCCACGGTCGCCGAAGGTCGAGAACGTCGCGTAGATGTTCGGCTTCGCGTTGTTCACTTGCGATCCGGCTTCTGGTTTGACGTCTTCCACGGCCGGCGGCGAGGTGATGATCGCGAGCGGATCCGGACCTTCCGCTTGAGCGGTGACGCCGTTCTTCTGAAGACGGACGATGATCGGCGCGTCGACGAGATTCGTGCCGACGTCGACGATGTACGTCCCTTCGTAGTGACCCGGACGCGTCTCGGTCATGCGATTCGCGACGACGACGTTGCTGAGGTCGAAGAAGGCGGAGCCGCCGGGTGTGCCGTCCATCGTCACGTGCAGCGTCTGGCCGGCTCGAAACGCGTGGTCGGCGTCATCCGTCACGCCGGCGATCTCGATGCCGCCGCTCGACCCGCTCGTGCCGGACGGCGTTCCCGCAGATGGTGAGGACGTCGCCGACGCACGCATGCCGCCGGGCGTCAGCGCGACGACATCGCGGACCTTGCCCGTCCGCGGATCGGCTCGGACCGTGACAAGATCTCCTGCTT is part of the Candidatus Eremiobacteraceae bacterium genome and harbors:
- a CDS encoding sulfite exporter TauE/SafE family protein; protein product: MPHADVVLLFLAAVVGQALNAVAGGGSFITFPMLLAAGVAPIEANATSTIALWPGALASAWGYRRDFAADRRTVIVLACVSIAGGLVGALLLLATPEQQFRRLIPYLLGSATLLFAVSDRIGVVIRSRSDRAAGALTLVGLIQFAVAVYGGYFGGGIGIMMLATFSLMDVGDIHSMNGLKAVLGAVINSAAVVTFIVAHLVVWQYAVPMIVASILSGYASAKIARKIDPQRVRLAVVIVGIVLTSYFIIHH
- a CDS encoding S53 family peptidase, with translation MRISKSGIGLIICALTALGATACGGGGGSAAPAIVQPHPSPTAVTCQAKVQNGVRPFGTEVAEDFSHAVTPKSVGPGTAIRLCPTAGPGMMRCFAWLRTDVKHDILPSGYGPSDLQSAYGLTAASTTGGIGQTLVIVDAYDDPNAEGDLGTYRATFGLSTCTTANGCFLKVNQNGKTAPLPGTDPTGGWEAEESLDLDMASAICPNCKITVMETTSPNSTNFYAAEDVAATTCAATVISNSWGTSEYSQETTDDSHFTHPGIMITASSGDNGYAAGVSFPAASAHVTAVGGTHLTHPSGWQESAWSGAGSGCSQFIAQPSWQTNLGSAYTTVCSKRMGNDVSAVADPNTPVAIYDTFSNTCKPSGWCIAGGTSASAPIIAGVYAIAGNAATLTFASNAYANTASLTDVTTGNNGSCGGTFLCTAQAGYDGPTGLGSPVGTGAF
- a CDS encoding HIT domain-containing protein, giving the protein MDADVAEPCIFCDIIAGKFGTKFLYEDDVCVAFADVKPMAPTHILVVPREHHPRLRAAAEEEKLLGRLMSVAAKVVKDRDFRVVVNNGAEAGQTVYHLHLHVLSGRHFGWPPG
- a CDS encoding ABC transporter substrate-binding protein, whose amino-acid sequence is MRSRALVIAVLCALLSSSCSGGGNGAGSDTLVYGRNKDAVNLDPAFAPDGMSLSVVHNVLEGLTRYKPGSFAVEPALAVSWTHDGSGTVWTFHLRQGVKFQDGSPLDAAAVKFNFDRWRLKSDPYHKGGDFTYYESQFGGFPGIIRDVKAVSPSVVEIDLTKPSAPLLANLAMPSFSISSPRAIQNEGEDYSQHPVGTGPFEVAEWVHDDHITLRAYGDYWGGKPKVATVVLKDIPTADSSLLSLQKGEIDGWEYPTPESLPQIEKDPDLRVYREPANNTMFLAMNELKQPFDDVLVRRAISESIDATAIVQHFYDPGAFAATEFLPPVVWPSGVKTSYPYDPAGARRLLAQAGYPNGFSTTLWFMTTPRPYLPEPERVAEAIQADLKAIGIDAKLEGFEWSNYLYKVQDGEHNLALYGWTGDNGDPDNFLDTLLDENTAVPPGAQNVCFWKNAQFHDLMLRAQTTIDQARRAEIYKKALGILRDQAPLVAIVHTAPPTVFKKSIEGFTPRPDDFQDFNAVSVGGGR